A part of Anolis sagrei isolate rAnoSag1 chromosome 3, rAnoSag1.mat, whole genome shotgun sequence genomic DNA contains:
- the FZD4 gene encoding frizzled-4, with amino-acid sequence MARGGRLLLLRLLWALALGAGEGARGFGDEEERRCDPIRIPMCQNLGYNVTKMPNLVGHDLQTDAELQLTTFTPLIQYGCSSQLQFFLCSVYVPMCTEKIDIPIGSCGGMCLSVKRRCEPVLKEFGFSWPESLNCSKFPPQNDHNHMCMEGPGDEEVPIHSKTLLHPGEECQSFGTNSDQYIWVKRSLNCVLKCGYDAGLYSRSAKVFTDIWMAVWASLCFISTAFTVLTFLIDSSRFSYPERPIIFLSMCYNIYSIAYIVRLTVGRERISCDFEEADAPVLIQEGLKNTGCAIIFLLMYFFGMASSIWWVILTLTWFLAAGLKWGHEAIEMHSSYFHIAAWAIPAVKTIVILIMRLVDADELTGLCYVGNQNLDALTGFVVAPLFTYLVIGTLFIAAGLVALFKIRSNLQKDGTKTDKLERLMVKIGVFSVLYTVPATCVIACYFYEISNWTIFRYSADYSNMAVEMLKIFMCLLVGITSGMWIWSAKTLHTWQKCSNRLVNSGRVKRGEKRSNGWVKPGKGNETVV; translated from the exons ATGGCCCGTGGGGGGCGCCTGCTCCTCCTCCGTCTGCTCTGGGCCCTGGCCCTGGGGGCCGGGGAGGGCGCGCGGGGCTTCGGCGACGAGGAGGAGCGCCGCTGCGACCCCATCCGCATCCCCATGTGCCAGAACCTGGGCTACAACGTCACCAAGATGCCCAACCTGGTCGGGCACGACCTCCAGACCGACGCCGAGCTCCAGCTCACCACCTTCACCCCGCTCATCCAGTACGGGTGCTCCAGCCAGCTGCAG TTTTTCCTCTGCTCAGTCTATGTTCCCATGTGCACAGAAAAGATTGACATCCCCATTGGATCCTGTGGTGGCATGTGTCTCTCGGTCAAAAGGCGATGTGAGCCCGTCTTGAAGGAATTTGGTTTCTCTTGGCCGGAAAGTTTGAACTGCAGCAAGTTCCCACCCCAGAATGACCATAACCATATGTGCATGGAAGGCCCAGGGGATGAAGAGGTGCCCATCCACAGCAAAACACTCCTTCATCCTGGGGAGGAATGCCAGAGCTTTGGTACCAATTCTGACCAATACATCTGGGTCAAACGGAGCCTGAACTGCGTGCTCAAGTGTGGCTACGATGCTGGTCTCTACAGCCGATCGGCCAAGGTGTTCACCGACATTTGGATGGCCGTCTGGGCCAGCCTGTGCTTCATTTCCACTGCCTTCACAGTCTTGACCTTTCTGATTGACTCCTCTCGCTTTTCCTACCCTGAGCGCCCCATTATATTTCTGAGTATGTGCTACAATATTTATAGCATTGCTTATATTGTCCGACTGACAGTCGGCCGGGAGAGGATTTCCTGCGATTTTGAAGAGGCAGACGCACCCGTTCTTATCCAAGAGGGCCTTAAGAACACAGGATGTGCTATAATTTTCCTGCTGATGTACTTTTTTGGGATGGCGAGCTCCATCTGGTGGGTGATCCTGACATTGACGTGGTTTCTGGCTGCCGGACTCAAGTGGGGTCACGAGGCCATCGAAATGCACAGCTCCTATTTCCATATAGCAGCTTGGGCCATCCCAGCAGTGAAAACAATTGTCATTTTGATCATGAGACTGGTGGATGCAGACGAGCTGACTGGACTTTGTTATGTCGGAAACCAGAACTTGGATGCACTGACGGGTTTTGTTGTGGCTCCCCTTTTCACCTATTTGGTGATCGGGACTCTTTTCATTGCAGCTGGCTTGGTGGCTTTATTTAAAATCCGGTCCAACCTTCAGAAGGACGGGACCAAAACGGACAAGCTGGAGCGGCTCATGGTGAAAATCGGGGTCTTTTCGGTGCTCTACACCGTCCCAGCTACCTGCGTCATTGCTTGTTACTTTTACGAAATCTCCAATTGGACGATCTTCCGCTATTCAGCGGATTACTCCAACATGGCTGTGGAAATGCTCAAGATTTTCATGTGCCTGCTCGTGGGCATCACGTCGGGCATGTGGATCTGGTCAGCCAAAACGCTGCACACCTGGCAGAAGTGCTCCAACAGACTGGTGAACTCAGGGAGGGTAAAACGAGGGGAGAAAAGATCCAACGGGTGGGTGAAGCCTGGGAAGGGGAATGAGACTGTGGTATAG